The nucleotide window TCTCAGGTGGCTAACAAAGATGGTCGGTTCCTCGTGGGCAGCAAAGTGACCACCCACCGGAGCTTTGGCAATCCATCTCGTCTTACCActggtcgtcgtcgcatCCACCACAAACTTAGGCgtgttgacgagctcgtctgGGAAGTCCGAGTATCCAAGAGGAACAGGAAGCTTGTACTCGGCAGAACCGTGAATCTCGGGCAAGAAGATGTTGTTGGTGTACGGAATGAACGATGTTCCGATCGACCTTGTGAACCAGAACAGCGTAGCAATCTCCAGACATGCATCCATGTTGAGCCGTGGGTGGTCAGGACGACGTTCCGACAAGGTATCATAGATGTTTCCTAGCCAGCCGAGCAATCCAGCAGGCGAATCGACGAGACCGtacagcagctgcacggGTCTCGTGCGTTGAACATCGTAATAGGCACGATTTTGTTCAAAGTAGATTCCTTTTGCAGCCATCATTAGGTATTCCTGTCCGTAGATTAGTTTTGCAACGCCCAGTGTCACTTTGTAAGGCAAAGAGCTGAGCATGAACTTGCTGAGTCCTTTGGCGGCGACGGGACAAAAGTTGAGATGGACCGCACGACAACCGGTACCGTCCTTGTGAGAGTGGAAGGCTCCcagagctcgagcgtgaGGGCTGCCCCAATCACCACCTTGCGAAGCATACTTGTCATACCCAAGGCCACGCATGAGAGCATCAAGGATGCGCGTGTACCCTCGAacatcaccaacaccagGCTTGTTGGAAGGCGGAGGAGTCGAGTCCATAAATCCAGGCAGCGAGGGCACAACGACATGGAAGGCAGGAGCTTCCTTCTCGGCGGGAttggcaagctcatcaATCACATGGGCAAACTCGAACCAACTTCCGGGCCATCCGTGGATGAGCATGAGCGGGATCGCATCTTCGCGTTTCGAACGTTTGTGTACAAAGTGCA belongs to Mycosarcoma maydis chromosome 3, whole genome shotgun sequence and includes:
- a CDS encoding uncharacterized protein (related to Epoxide hydrolase 1) translates to MSSEIPTITTPKPFQIVYSDDEVKDLRNRLRNTRFPAAPYLPEDARKPMKLIYKPDLPLVKQLIGKWADYDFAAFQKRLNSFPHFTTSVDWCTQLHFVHKRSKREDAIPLMLIHGWPGSWFEFAHVIDELANPAEKEAPAFHVVVPSLPGFMDSTPPPSNKPGVGDVRGYTRILDALMRGLGYDKYASQGGDWGSPHARALGAFHSHKDGTGCRAVHLNFCPVAAKGLSKFMLSSLPYKVTLGVAKLIYGQEYLMMAAKGIYFEQNRAYYDVQRTRPVQLLYGLVDSPAGLLGWLGNIYDTLSERRPDHPRLNMDACLEIATLFWFTRSIGTSFIPYTNNIFLPEIHGSAEYKLPVPLGYSDFPDELVNTPKFVVDATTTSGKTRWIAKAPVGGHFAAHEEPTIFVSHLRNAFAKGGKGKWPASDEGIKSSHIAGGLWDEVRDQEARASKI